One window from the genome of Sulfodiicoccus acidiphilus encodes:
- a CDS encoding polysaccharide deacetylase family protein: protein MTKKEIFVAYDVDVVAGWLVSYGGQDSPHDISRRALAGEVGIPRLLKLFRKYKLKTTWFIPRHSIESFREQVEEVVKDEKELGTHGYSHENPVRLSPEQEEEILVKSYKLIKEDQGIPPVGDTAPWWKMSQNTVPLLLKYGCRYDRSMADNDFQPFYAGVGRPSRR, encoded by the coding sequence GTGACAAAGAAGGAGATATTCGTAGCTTACGACGTCGACGTCGTGGCGGGATGGCTAGTATCCTATGGAGGGCAGGACTCCCCTCACGACATCTCCAGGAGAGCGTTAGCTGGAGAGGTGGGAATACCGAGGTTGCTTAAGCTCTTCAGGAAGTACAAGCTTAAGACGACTTGGTTCATTCCACGCCACTCCATAGAGAGCTTTAGGGAGCAAGTGGAGGAGGTCGTGAAGGACGAAAAGGAGCTAGGAACACACGGTTATTCCCATGAGAACCCAGTGAGGCTCAGCCCAGAACAGGAAGAGGAAATTCTAGTCAAGTCCTACAAATTAATTAAGGAAGATCAGGGGATACCACCAGTGGGAGACACCGCCCCCTGGTGGAAGATGTCTCAGAACACAGTACCTCTCCTCTTGAAGTACGGTTGTAGGTACGATAGGAGCATGGCTGATAACGACTTCCAACCATTTTACGCTGGGGTAGGGAGGCCTTCGCGAAGGTAG
- a CDS encoding cupin domain-containing protein — protein sequence MIDKIKWDQVTEEWVSPNISRRLVYLNNVMVAKLFLRKGTFVPEHHHESEQITWVFKGALEFQIEGRKVVVGEGQVLPIPSNVPHAATALEDTEEVDIFSPIRRDWLEGKDTYLRRT from the coding sequence ATGATAGATAAAATCAAGTGGGATCAAGTGACAGAAGAGTGGGTCTCACCGAACATCTCAAGGAGGCTAGTCTATCTCAACAACGTAATGGTGGCCAAACTCTTCCTGAGGAAGGGGACCTTCGTTCCCGAGCACCACCACGAGAGTGAACAGATAACCTGGGTGTTCAAGGGAGCCTTGGAGTTTCAGATAGAAGGAAGGAAGGTGGTTGTAGGTGAGGGCCAGGTGCTACCCATACCGTCTAACGTTCCCCACGCTGCGACCGCCCTAGAGGACACAGAGGAGGTGGACATATTCAGTCCAATACGCAGGGACTGGCTTGAGGGGAAAGATACGTACCTCAGGAGGACTTAG